The stretch of DNA GttaacaaaaaagagaaacaaacaaattatatgGTACCTCAGTTTGAGGGCCAGTGGTAACACCAACTGCCCGTTTTACCTCTTGCTACCCGCATTTGGGTCTTGTGTGCGTGACAGACATCGGTCTCTTCACCATTTGCCATAATGCCCATGCCCTTCTTCCATTGGCTCTAGGCGATGTCGGTTTGCCTGTCTGTCAGCCAACAAGTTAGTCATTTGCtgtatcaaaaataaaacgcaaataaaaaacttttacGACATATTtatcttctgttttttttctgttgtcgtttttgttgtttttgtttcgtttcgttaTTTTCTTCCTCTTGTTCATCTGTCGACCAACATCCCAACTTGACTGACTTTCTGTCCCTGACTGTGactttgtatgtgtgtacatgtGGAAGGAAGGTGCATAAAGGTTGATAAAAATACAGAACGTGGCCAGGGCAAGTCGACTGTGTGATGTATCATTTGTTTTACATGGTCAAAGACTTCGATTTGTCACCATCAACATAATGAAAAACAATCAGTAAAAGTGCTGGGCGGTAATTGAACCTGAagattgctttttttttgccacgTCTCACTCGTCATATGGCATATGACAGCTAAAGATTAAGAAAACAGCATGAAATTTGGCACAGCGAATGAGATTTATGAATATGAgagaaatttattaaaatgccAACATTATGAAAAGCATCCATTCTAGTCCAAGTgtagaaattattttccaatCGATTCTTGTGGCTCTTCTGCAGTTGGGGCGCAATGATCCACCTTGGGTTCCTGTTCTACGTCTACATCAGCACAATTTTCCTGAGATAAGGTCGATGGTGTTGGAGCAGATTGACGGGATGGACGCCTGTTGAAATACCCAGGACTAAAATAATGTGTACGATGGTAGTGACGTCTATTTTGGGCCTTGAACCCATTGCCCCTGCCTGCCGGTGGGGTCACATAGCGATCAGAGTACTCGTCTATATGCAATTATTGGCTTAaatagaaaattcaaatttctttcaaatttGCTTACCCAAACTAAGATTCATAATATTTCTATCAAATCTGCCTGCAGGTTTCCATTGATTATTATCATTCGACATGATGAAATGATTTGATTTCTTGCTTccagtaaaagaaaaataatattgtcAAAGACAGTTTACTATTTGACATATGTCCAGGGCTGATTTGTTTTGGAATTACTTAAAACCACTGACTTACTTTGGTCAcactaaaaattaaaaactttaatgTGAACAATTTTGGCATTTCAAAGTTAAATACTTGACTCTCACACTTTTTAACACTGCCAAAAGTAGCCGCCTTACTTTTAGTTTAGTCACCGTTTCCAGCCAGCCAAAGTTAATCCTCTTTTACTGTTATCGAAACCATGGTATATAgccatattttattaatatatataacatataTTTTACTTATCCCAAAAACTTCTGAGCCAACTTAAATAAGTTGAGGACAAGTGCGAGGGAGTGAGTCGAAAAGAGAGTGAATGAAAGCCGTGCCTTACTTTTCTTTGagtttgacttttttttatttttttatacattttatcctttacatttttttttctttttgtgtggCTCTAGTTTTATGGGAGGTCGTAATGTGCACAGGTATCCCCCACAATCTAAACCACCGGGAGTCTTAAAGCTCAACAATCGTGCTAATGGGCCGTActcgtcgtcgtcggcgtCCTTGTCGCATTTGTAGTCATCATCGTCCTTTCCCCCTTCTCGCTCTCATTCTCATCAGCAACGCCGACGTCTAGGTATGCcaaagtttttatttgttattatataCTTTGGCGTGTCAAATAAACATCACACATCTAGCGTACATGAAACATGTTTTATATGCCACATTTCTCTATGTGCTGTAAAGGAAAAGTCAGTCTTTTTGAGCGTCCTCCACCTTCACCTACCTGGCAGCTTTACGTGCTGTGGCTGAacagtatttttttttaaaggttAGGCATGGCCATGTGTGTGAGCAGAGAATTGTTTGAGAAAGTGCCactgtgagtgagtgtgtgtgactGCGACTCATTTGCATGAGTTGTCGCAGGCTTTTAGGCCGAAAATTCACTTCTccctcactcacacacacacacacacacacactcgcgcGACAATGATGTTGAAGCAGAAGGTAACTTAAGCCTCAATACCTTGGTAATAAGCTTTCATATACACAGTGAAATTTCAGTAATTAAAATcctaaaaatttaataatttaaattccTTAGTATAAAACAAACTTCTAGACTGGGTGGGTAGCCATTGATTAAGTTAGGAAAGGCCTTA from Drosophila willistoni isolate 14030-0811.24 chromosome 2R unlocalized genomic scaffold, UCI_dwil_1.1 Seg200, whole genome shotgun sequence encodes:
- the LOC124460364 gene encoding uncharacterized protein LOC124460364; protein product: MSNDNNQWKPAGRFDRNIMNLSLDEYSDRYVTPPAGRGNGFKAQNRRHYHRTHYFSPGYFNRRPSRQSAPTPSTLSQENCADVDVEQEPKVDHCAPTAEEPQESIGK